In Xiphophorus maculatus strain JP 163 A chromosome 2, X_maculatus-5.0-male, whole genome shotgun sequence, one genomic interval encodes:
- the prkar2b gene encoding cAMP-dependent protein kinase type II-beta regulatory subunit, with protein sequence MSIEIPEGLTELLQSFTVEVLRNQPRDLLEFALQYFTRLKDSETKEASFGNDQNSAPRSGKAVNFIDEAMQIDSENGEEDDDDDDDEEFIAPVINRFIRRASVCAEAFNPDEDEEDKEPRVTHPKTDEQRQRLQEACRDILLFKNLDPEQMSQVLDAMFEKFCTEGEHIIDQDDDGDNFYVIESGTFNIFVKIEGAEKLVGSYDNKGSFGELALMYNTPRAATIIATSPGAVWCLDRLTFRRIIVKNNAKKRKMYEAFIETLPLLTSLEVSERMKVVDVLSTRVYNDSQQIIAQGDLADCFYIVESGQVRITMKRSRTKKDEEEEEELDIAMCTRGQYFGELALVTNKPRAASAYAVGSVKCLVMDVKAFERLLGPCMDIMKRNIANYEEQLVALFGSSAEIEQQSA encoded by the exons ATGAGTATAGAAATTCCTGAGGGACTGACGGAGCTGTTACAGAGCTTTACCGTGGAAGTGTTGCGGAATCAGCCCAGGGATCTGCTCGAGTTTGCGTTACAGTACTTCACCCGGCTGAAGGACAGCGAGACCAAAGAGGCCTCATTTGGCAATGACCAAAATTCAGCCCCGAGATCTGGGAAAGCGGTCAATTTCATTGACGAGGCCATGCAGATCGATTCGGAGAACGGGGAAGAggacgacgacgacgacgacgacgagGAATTCATAG CACCAGTGATAAACAGATTCATCAGAAGAGCATCGG TGTGTGCAGAGGCGTTCAACCCTGACGAAGATGAAGAAGATAAAGAGCCAAGG GTTACCCACCCCAAAACCGACGAGCAGAGGCAGAGACTACAGGAAGCTTGCAGGGACATTCTTCTGTTCAAGAACTTAGATCCA GAGCAGATGTCTCAGGTTTTGGATGCCATGTTTGAAAAGTTCTGCACAGAGGGAGAGCACATCATTGATCAAGACGATGATGGGGACAACTTCTACGTCATCGAAAG TGGGACgttcaacatttttgtgaagATTGAGGGCGCGGAGAAGCTGGTGGGCTCCTATGACAACAAGGGCAGCTTTGGAGAACTGGCTCTGATGTACAACACCCCCAGGGCGGCCACCATAATTGCAACCTCGCCTGGAGCCGTTTGGTGCCTG GATCGTCTTACATTCCGGAGGATTATAGTGAAGAACAACGCCAAGAAGAGGAAGATGTACGAAGCGTTTATTGAAACTCTACCCCTACTCACATCTTTAGAG GTGTCGGAGAGAATGAAGGTAGTAGACGTGCTATCCACCAGGGTATACAATGACTCACAGCAAATTATTGCTCAG GGTGATTTAGCGGATTGCTTTTACATCGTTGAGAGCGGCCAAGTTAGGATCACCATGAAAAGAAGTCGG acaaaaaaagacgaggaggaggaagaggagctcgATATTGCCATGTGCACGAGGGGCCAGTATTTTGGGGAGTTGGCTCTTGTCACAAACAAGCCCAGAGCTGCATCGGCATATGCTGTGGGGAGTGTCAAATGCTTGG TCATGGATGTGAAAGCGTTTGAGAGACTCCTCGGCCCTTGCATGGACATCATGAAGAGGAATATCGCTAATTACGAGGAGCAGCTGGTGGCCTTGTTTGGAAGTAGCGCTGAGATTGAGCAACAGAGTGCATAA
- the hsp90b1 gene encoding endoplasmin: MKRVWVVGLLFTLLAFAAVRAEDEVDVDGTVEDDLGKSRDGSRTDDEVVQREEEAIQLDGLNASQIKELREKSEKHAFQAEVNRMMKLIINSLYKNKEIFLRELISNASDALDKIRLLSLTDESALAANEELTIKIKSDKEKNMLHITDTGIGMTKDELVRNLGTIAKSGTSEFLNKMTEMQTEGQSTSELIGQFGVGFYSAFLVADKVVVTSKHNNDTQHIWESDSNQFSVIEDPREDTLGRGTTITLVLKEEASDFLELETIKNLVKKYSQFINFPIYVWASKTETVEEPIDDDAEAEEPEKETSEDEAEVEEEEEDKDKPKTKKVEKTVWDWELMNDIKPIWQRLAKEVEEDEYKAFYKTFSKDSDDPLAHIHFTAEGEVTFKSILFIPTSAPRGLFDEYGSKKNDYIKLFVRRVFITDDFNDMMPKYLNFVKGVVDSDDLPLNVSRETLQQHKLLKVIRKKLVRKTLDMIKKIADDQYNEKFWKEFGTNVKLGVIEDHSNRTRLAKLLRFQTSNSDTVLSSLEQYVERMKEKQDKIYFMAGTSRKEAESSPFVERLLKKGYEVIYLTEPVDEYCIQALPEFDGKRFQNVAKEGVKFEESEKAKEKREALEKEFEPLTTWLKDKALKDKIEKAVLSQRLTNSPCALVASQYGWSGNMERIMKAQAYQTGKDISTNYYASQKKTLEINPKHPLVKQMLNRVNADAEDQTASDLAVVLFETATLRSGYQLADTKAYGDRIERMLRLSMNVALDEQVEEEPEEEPEEPAEEESEDKDEEAIDDDDDDETAEPKDEL, from the exons atgaaacgAGTTTGGGTGGTAGGGCTGCTTTTCACACTCCTAGCCTTCG CTGCTGTAAGGGCTGAAGATGAAGTGGATGTGGATGGCACAGTTGAGGACGACCTGGGAAAGAGCAGAGATGGGTCCAGAACAGATGATGAGGTGGTGCAGAG GGAGGAGGAGGCTATCCAGCTGGATGGTTTGAATGCTTCTCAGATTAAGGAACTCAGggaaaagtctgaaaaacatGCTTTTCAGGCAGAAGTCAATCGTATGATGAAGCTCATTATCAACTCTCTCTACAAGAACAAGGAG ATCTTCCTCAGGGAGTTGATCTCTAATGCCTCAGATGCTCTGGATAAGATCCGGCTGTTGTCGCTTACTGATGAATCAGCGTTGGCAGCAAATGAAGAGCTCACCATCAAAATTAAA TCTGATAAGGAGAAGAACATGCTCCACATCACCGACACCGGTATCGGAATGACCAAAGACGAGTTGGTGAGAAACTTGGGCACCATCGCCAAGTCGGGCACCAGCGAGTTCCTCAACAAGATGACGGAGATGCAGACTGAGGGGCAGTCTACGTCCGAGCTGATTGGCCAGTTTGGAGTGGGTTTCTATTCTGCTTTCCTTGTTGCTGACAAGGTTGTTGTGACATCCAAGCACAACAACGACACCCAGCACATCTGGGAGTCAGACTCCAACCAATTCTCGGTCATCGAGGACCCCCGTGAGGACACACTGGGAAGGGGAACAACCATTAC actGGTCCTGAAGGAGGAGGCCTCAGACTTCCTTGAACTTGAAACCATCAAGAATCTTGTGAAGAAATACTCCCAGTTTATCAACTTTCCCATCTACGTTTGGGCTAGCAAG ACTGAGACGGTTGAAGAGCCCATCGATGATGACGCTGAGGCAGAAGAACCAGAGAAGGAGACTTCTGAAGATGAAGCTGAAgtagaggaagaggaggaagataaAGACAAGCCAAAGACTAAGAAG GTTGAGAAGACGGTTTGGGACTGGGAACTGATGAATGACATCAAGCCAATCTGGCAGAGACTGGCCAAGGAGGTTGAAGAGGACGAATACAAGGCCTTCTATAAGACCTTCTCGAAG GACAGTGACGACCCCCTGGCTCACATCCACTTCACTGCTGAAGGTGAAGTTACCTTCAAGTCCATCCTGTTCATCCCCACTTCGGCTCCACGTGGCCTCTTTGACGAGTATGGCTCAAAGAAGAACGACTACATCAAG CTGTTTGTCAGGAGAGTTTTCATCACAGATGACTTCAACGACATGATGCCCAAATACCTCAACTTCGTCAAGGGAGTG GTTGACTCTGATGACCTTCCTCTGAATGTGTCTAGAGAAACTCTGCAGCAGCACAAACTGCTCAAG GTCATCCGCAAGAAGCTGGTCCGTAAGACTTTGGACATGATCAAGAAGATTGCAGATGATCAGTACAACGAAAAGTTCTGGAAGGAGTTTGGAACCAATGTCAAACTGGGCGTCATCGAGGACCACTCCAACAGAACCCGTCTGGCCAAACTGCTCCGCTTCCAGACGTCCAACAGCGACACCGTCCTGTCCAGCCTGGAGCAGTATGTGGAGCGCATGAAGGAGAAGCAGGACAAAATCTACTTCATGGCAGGGACCAGCAGGAAGGAG GCGGAGTCGTCTCCCTTCGTTGAGAGGCTGCTGAAGAAGGGCTACGAGGTCATTTACCTGACGGAGCCTGTGGACGAGTACTGCATTCAGGCGCTGCCAGAATTTGATGGAAAACGCTTCCAGAATGTGGCCAAAGAGGGCGTCAAGTTTGAGGAAAGTGAGAAGGCAAAGGAGAAGAGGGAGGCCCTGGAGAAGGAGTTTGAGCCTCTCACTACTTGGCTCAAGGACAAGGCCCTGAAGGACAAG ATTGAAAAGGCTGTTCTCTCTCAGAGGTTGACCAACTCGCCCTGCGCCCTGGTTGCCAGTCAGTACGGCTGGTCAGGAAACATGGAGAGGATCATGAAGGCTCAGGCTTACCAGACAGGAAAAGACATTTCCACAAA TTATTATGCCAGCCAGAAGAAAACACTAGAAATTAACCCCAAACATCCCCTTGTCAAGCAGATGCTCAACAGAGTCAAT GCTGATGCCGAGGACCAGACCGCATCAGATCTCGCAGTGGTTCTGTTTGAGACGGCAACTCTGCGCTCAGGATACCAGCTGGCCGACACAAAAGCTTACGGAGACAGAATAGAGCGCATGCTCCGGCTCAGCATGAATGTTGCTCTGGACGAACAG GTTGAAGAAGAACCTGAGGAAGAGCCAGAGGAGCCAGCAGAGGAAGAGTCTGAAGATAAAGATGAAGAAGCTatagatgatgatgatgacgacgaaACG GCAGAGCCAAAGGATGAACTGTGA
- the nt5dc3 gene encoding 5'-nucleotidase domain-containing protein 3: MAPLSRSLSSLVKHTECLWRVGLFRSFIPSHAFRSGWWKRNFKAVCCGGAGVQPLLQQRGAQNCAASVSSSSSDGQDTTERLWSVYSETKRQTEVISTSAVDPDTIFANNEMSLRDIEIYGFDYDYTLAFYSSHLHTLIFDIARDILINNHRYPEDLRKYEYIPDFAVRGLHYDVQKALLMKIDAFHYIQLGTVYRGLHPMPDEEVIAMYEGSHVPLEIMSDFYGKSIHGHTMKQFMDIFSLPEMTLLSCVNDFFMRHNIDYEPVHLYKDVKEAIRDVHVKGIMYRAVEADIGKYICYGEQSHAVLKKLSAHGKKMFLITNSPFDFVDRGMSYIVGKDWRDLFDVVIVQADKPSFFNDRRKPFRRVTDKGVLLWDRIHRLEKGEIYKQGNLYEFLRLTGWRGSKVLYFGDHIYSDLADLTLKHGWRTGAIIPELRKEIKIMNTPQYVHMMTWLQALTVLIEQMQAHRDPATQAVVEEWIKEREAMKPQTKDIFNAQFGSLFRTYHNPTYFSRRLSRFADIYMASISCMLNYDLQHTFFPRRTPLQHEAPLWPEQNSSGFGVSSSSSPPPPPPPPPLTPQDRSRV, encoded by the exons ATGGCGCCCCTGTCGCGGTCCCTTTCGTCTCTGGTGAAACACACGGAGTGTCTGTGGAGAGTGGGTCTCTTCCGTAGCTTCATACCCAGCCACGCGTTCAGGTCTGGCTGGTGGAAGAGGAATTTCAAGGCAGTCTGCTGCGGAGGAGCCGGTGTCCAGCCGCTGTTACAGCAGCGCGGAGCCCAAAACTGCGCAGCATctgtgagcagcagctcctcagATGGTCAGGACACTACAGAGAGGCTGTGGTCTGTTTACAGTGAGACgaagagacagacagagg TAATATCCACCAGCGCCGTTGATCCCGACACCATTTTTGCAAACAATGAGATGAGCCTTCGAGACATCGAGATCTACGGCTTCGACTATGACTACACCCTGGCCTTCTACTCCAGCCACCTCCACACACTCATCTTTGACATAGCGCGGGACATTCTCATCAACAACCACCGG TATCCAGAGGATTTGCGGAAGTATGAATATATTCCAGATTTTGCAGTAAGAGGGCTTCACTACGATGTCCAGAAG GCACTCCTGATGAAGATAGATGCCTTTCATTACATCCAGCTGGGAACTGTTTACAG AGGTCTTCATCCAATGCCTGACGAGGAAGTCATCGCCATGTATGAAGGCTCCCATGTTCCTCTTGAGATTATGAGTGACTTCTATGGCAAG AGTATACATGGCCACACTATGAAACAGTTCATGGACATATTCTCGCTGCCGGAGATGACACTCCTCTCTTGTGTCAACGACTTCTTCATGAGGCACAACATCGATTACGAGCCCGTCCATCTCTACAAAGACGTAAAG GAAGCTATCAGAGATGTCCATGTCAAGGGCATTATGTATCGAGCTGTGGAGGCGGATATTG gaaaatacatttgctaTGGTGAGCAAAGCCATGCTGTGTTGAAGAAGCTGTCGGCGCACGGAAAGAAGATGTTTCTCATCACCAACAGCccttttgattttgt GGACCGTGGAATGAGCTACATTGTGGGAAAAGACTGGAGAGACTTGTTTGACGTCGTTATTGTCCAGGCCGATAAACCTAGTTTCTTCAACGACAGAAGAAA accCTTCAGGCGAGTGACAGACAAAGGTGTGTTACTGTGGGACAGGATTCACAGGCTGGAGAAAGGGGAGATCTACAAGCAG GGAAACCTCTATGAGTTCCTCAGACTCACTGGCTGGAGGGGatccaaagtgctttacttTGGAGATCACATTTACAGTGACTTGGCA GATTTAACTCTGAAACACGGCTGGAGGACAGGCGCCATCATCCCTGAGCTGCGGAAGGAGATAAAGATCATGAACACGCCGCAGTACGTCCACATGATGACCTGGTTACAGGCTCTGACCGTACTGATCGAACAGATGCAG GCGCACCGGGATCCAGCAACCCAAGCTGTCGTCGAGGAGTGGATCAAAGAAAGAGAAGCCATGAA GCCGCAGACGAAGGACATCTTCAACGCTCAGTTCGGCAGCCTCTTCCGCACCTACCACAATCCCACCTACTTCTCACGGCGACTCTCCCGCTTCGCCGACATCTATATGGCCTCTATCAGCTGCATGCTCAACTATGACCTCCAGCACACCTTTTTCCCTCGACGCACTCCTTTGCAGCACGAGGCGCCCCTTTGGCCAGAACAAAATTCTTCCGGATTTGGggtctcttcttcttcttctccccctcctcctcctcctcctcctcctctaaCGCCTCAGGACCGAAGCAGAGTCTGA